The Pan troglodytes isolate AG18354 chromosome 1, NHGRI_mPanTro3-v2.0_pri, whole genome shotgun sequence genome includes a region encoding these proteins:
- the CASP9 gene encoding caspase-9 isoform X2 — MDEADRRLLRRCRLRLVEELQVDQLWDALLSRELFRPHMIEDIQRAGSGSRRDQARQLIIDLETRGSQALPLFISCLEDTGQDMLASFLRTNRQAAKLSKPTLENLTPVVLRPEIRKPEVLRPETPRPVDIGSGGFGDVGALESLRGNADLAYILSMEPCGHCLIINNVNFCRESGLRTRTGSNIDCEKLRRRFSSLHFMVEVKGDLTAKEMVLALLELARQDHGALDCCVVVILSHGCQASHLQFPGAVYGTDGCPVSVEKIVNIFNGTSCPSLGGKPKLFFIQACGGEQKDHGFEVASASPEDESPGSNPEPDATPFQEGLRTFDQLDAISSLPTPSDIFVSYSTFPGFVSWRDPKSGSWYVETLDDIFEQWAHSEDLQSLLLRVPRLTPPAPPLMELVLSASAGWLCPDPEGR, encoded by the exons ATGGACGAAGCGGATCGGCGGCTCCTGCGGCGGTGCCGGCTGCGGCTGGTGGAAGAGCTGCAGGTGGACCAGCTCTGGGACGCCCTGCTGAGCCGCGAGCTGTTCAGGCCCCATATGATCGAGGACATCCAG CGGGCAGGCTCTGGATCTCGGCGGGATCAGGCCAGGCAGCTGATCATAGATCTGGAGACTCGAGGGAGTCAGGCTCTTCCTTTGTTCATCTCCTGCTTAGAGGACACAGGCCAGGACATGCTGGCTTCGTTTCTGCGAACTAACAGGCAAGCAGCAAAGTTGTCGAAGCCAACCCTAGAAAACCTTACCCCAGTGGTGCTCAGACCAGAGATTCGCAAACCAGAGGTTCTCAGACCGGAAACACCCAGACCAGTGGACATTGGTTCTGGAGGATTCGGTGATGTCG GTGCTCTTGAGAGTTTGAGGGGAAATGCAGATTTG GCTTACATCCTGAGCATGGAGCCCTGTGGCCACTGCCTCATTATCAACAATGTGAACTTCTGCCGTGAGTCCGGGCTCCGCACCCGCACTGGCTCCAACATCGACTGTGAGAAGTTGCGGCGTCGCTTCTCCTCGCTGCATTTCATGGTGGAGGTGAAGGGCGACCTGACTGCCAAG GAAATGGTGCTGGCTTTGCTGGAGCTGGCGCGGCAGGACCACGGTGCTCTGGACTGCTGCGTGGTGGTCATTCTCTCTCACGGCTGTCAG GCCAGCCACCTGCAGTTCCCAGGGGCTGTCTACGGCACAGATGGATGCCCTGTGTCGGTCGAGAAGATTGTGAACATCTTCAATGGGACCAGCTGCCCCAGCCTGGGAGGGAAGCCCAAGCTCTTTTTCATCCAGGCCTGTGGTGGGG AGCAGAAAGACCATGGGTTTGAGGTGGCCTCCGCTTCCCCTGAAGACGAGTCCCCTGGCAGTAACCCCGAGCCAGACGCCACCCCGTTCCAGGAAGGTTTGAGGACCTTCGACCAGCTGGACGCCATATCTAGTTTGCCCACACCCAGTGACATCTTTGTGTCCTACTCTACTTTCCCAG GTTTTGTTTCCTGGAGGGACCCCAAAAGTGGCTCCTGGTACGTTGAGACCCTGGACGACATCTTTGAGCAGTGGGCTCACTCTGAAGACCTGCAGTCCCTCCTGCTTAGG GTCCCCAGGTTGACACCTCCCGCTCCTCCACTGATGGAGCTGGTCCTCAGTGCCAGCGCAGGATGGCTCTGTCCAGACCCTGAAG GTCGCTAA
- the CASP9 gene encoding caspase-9 isoform X1 has protein sequence MDEADRRLLRRCRLRLVEELQVDQLWDALLSRELFRPHMIEDIQRAGSGSRRDQARQLIIDLETRGSQALPLFISCLEDTGQDMLASFLRTNRQAAKLSKPTLENLTPVVLRPEIRKPEVLRPETPRPVDIGSGGFGDVGALESLRGNADLAYILSMEPCGHCLIINNVNFCRESGLRTRTGSNIDCEKLRRRFSSLHFMVEVKGDLTAKEMVLALLELARQDHGALDCCVVVILSHGCQASHLQFPGAVYGTDGCPVSVEKIVNIFNGTSCPSLGGKPKLFFIQACGGEQKDHGFEVASASPEDESPGSNPEPDATPFQEGLRTFDQLDAISSLPTPSDIFVSYSTFPGFVSWRDPKSGSWYVETLDDIFEQWAHSEDLQSLLLRVANAVSVKGIYKQMPGCFNFLRKKLFFKTS, from the exons ATGGACGAAGCGGATCGGCGGCTCCTGCGGCGGTGCCGGCTGCGGCTGGTGGAAGAGCTGCAGGTGGACCAGCTCTGGGACGCCCTGCTGAGCCGCGAGCTGTTCAGGCCCCATATGATCGAGGACATCCAG CGGGCAGGCTCTGGATCTCGGCGGGATCAGGCCAGGCAGCTGATCATAGATCTGGAGACTCGAGGGAGTCAGGCTCTTCCTTTGTTCATCTCCTGCTTAGAGGACACAGGCCAGGACATGCTGGCTTCGTTTCTGCGAACTAACAGGCAAGCAGCAAAGTTGTCGAAGCCAACCCTAGAAAACCTTACCCCAGTGGTGCTCAGACCAGAGATTCGCAAACCAGAGGTTCTCAGACCGGAAACACCCAGACCAGTGGACATTGGTTCTGGAGGATTCGGTGATGTCG GTGCTCTTGAGAGTTTGAGGGGAAATGCAGATTTG GCTTACATCCTGAGCATGGAGCCCTGTGGCCACTGCCTCATTATCAACAATGTGAACTTCTGCCGTGAGTCCGGGCTCCGCACCCGCACTGGCTCCAACATCGACTGTGAGAAGTTGCGGCGTCGCTTCTCCTCGCTGCATTTCATGGTGGAGGTGAAGGGCGACCTGACTGCCAAG GAAATGGTGCTGGCTTTGCTGGAGCTGGCGCGGCAGGACCACGGTGCTCTGGACTGCTGCGTGGTGGTCATTCTCTCTCACGGCTGTCAG GCCAGCCACCTGCAGTTCCCAGGGGCTGTCTACGGCACAGATGGATGCCCTGTGTCGGTCGAGAAGATTGTGAACATCTTCAATGGGACCAGCTGCCCCAGCCTGGGAGGGAAGCCCAAGCTCTTTTTCATCCAGGCCTGTGGTGGGG AGCAGAAAGACCATGGGTTTGAGGTGGCCTCCGCTTCCCCTGAAGACGAGTCCCCTGGCAGTAACCCCGAGCCAGACGCCACCCCGTTCCAGGAAGGTTTGAGGACCTTCGACCAGCTGGACGCCATATCTAGTTTGCCCACACCCAGTGACATCTTTGTGTCCTACTCTACTTTCCCAG GTTTTGTTTCCTGGAGGGACCCCAAAAGTGGCTCCTGGTACGTTGAGACCCTGGACGACATCTTTGAGCAGTGGGCTCACTCTGAAGACCTGCAGTCCCTCCTGCTTAGG GTCGCTAATGCTGTTTCGGTGAAAGGGATTTATAAACAGATGCCTGGTTGCTTTAATTTCCTCCGgaaaaaacttttctttaaaacatcatAA
- the CASP9 gene encoding caspase-9 isoform X4 produces MDEADRRLLRRCRLRLVEELQVDQLWDALLSRELFRPHMIEDIQRAGSGSRRDQARQLIIDLETRGSQALPLFISCLEDTGQDMLASFLRTNRQAAKLSKPTLENLTPVVLRPEIRKPEVLRPETPRPVDIGSGGFGDVEQKDHGFEVASASPEDESPGSNPEPDATPFQEGLRTFDQLDAISSLPTPSDIFVSYSTFPGFVSWRDPKSGSWYVETLDDIFEQWAHSEDLQSLLLRVANAVSVKGIYKQMPGCFNFLRKKLFFKTS; encoded by the exons ATGGACGAAGCGGATCGGCGGCTCCTGCGGCGGTGCCGGCTGCGGCTGGTGGAAGAGCTGCAGGTGGACCAGCTCTGGGACGCCCTGCTGAGCCGCGAGCTGTTCAGGCCCCATATGATCGAGGACATCCAG CGGGCAGGCTCTGGATCTCGGCGGGATCAGGCCAGGCAGCTGATCATAGATCTGGAGACTCGAGGGAGTCAGGCTCTTCCTTTGTTCATCTCCTGCTTAGAGGACACAGGCCAGGACATGCTGGCTTCGTTTCTGCGAACTAACAGGCAAGCAGCAAAGTTGTCGAAGCCAACCCTAGAAAACCTTACCCCAGTGGTGCTCAGACCAGAGATTCGCAAACCAGAGGTTCTCAGACCGGAAACACCCAGACCAGTGGACATTGGTTCTGGAGGATTCGGTGATGTCG AGCAGAAAGACCATGGGTTTGAGGTGGCCTCCGCTTCCCCTGAAGACGAGTCCCCTGGCAGTAACCCCGAGCCAGACGCCACCCCGTTCCAGGAAGGTTTGAGGACCTTCGACCAGCTGGACGCCATATCTAGTTTGCCCACACCCAGTGACATCTTTGTGTCCTACTCTACTTTCCCAG GTTTTGTTTCCTGGAGGGACCCCAAAAGTGGCTCCTGGTACGTTGAGACCCTGGACGACATCTTTGAGCAGTGGGCTCACTCTGAAGACCTGCAGTCCCTCCTGCTTAGG GTCGCTAATGCTGTTTCGGTGAAAGGGATTTATAAACAGATGCCTGGTTGCTTTAATTTCCTCCGgaaaaaacttttctttaaaacatcatAA
- the CASP9 gene encoding caspase-9 isoform X3 codes for MDEADRRLLRRCRLRLVEELQVDQLWDALLSRELFRPHMIEDIQRAGSGSRRDQARQLIIDLETRGSQALPLFISCLEDTGQDMLASFLRTNRQAAKLSKPTLENLTPVVLRPEIRKPEVLRPETPRPVDIGSGGFGDVGALESLRGNADLAYILSMEPCGHCLIINNVNFCRESGLRTRTGSNIDCEKLRRRFSSLHFMVEVKGDLTAKEMVLALLELARQDHGALDCCVVVILSHGCQASHLQFPGAVYGTDGCPVSVEKIVNIFNGTSCPSLGGKPKLFFIQACGGEQKDHGFEVASASPEDESPGSNPEPDATPFQEGLRTFDQLDAISSLPTPSDIFVSYSTFPGR; via the exons ATGGACGAAGCGGATCGGCGGCTCCTGCGGCGGTGCCGGCTGCGGCTGGTGGAAGAGCTGCAGGTGGACCAGCTCTGGGACGCCCTGCTGAGCCGCGAGCTGTTCAGGCCCCATATGATCGAGGACATCCAG CGGGCAGGCTCTGGATCTCGGCGGGATCAGGCCAGGCAGCTGATCATAGATCTGGAGACTCGAGGGAGTCAGGCTCTTCCTTTGTTCATCTCCTGCTTAGAGGACACAGGCCAGGACATGCTGGCTTCGTTTCTGCGAACTAACAGGCAAGCAGCAAAGTTGTCGAAGCCAACCCTAGAAAACCTTACCCCAGTGGTGCTCAGACCAGAGATTCGCAAACCAGAGGTTCTCAGACCGGAAACACCCAGACCAGTGGACATTGGTTCTGGAGGATTCGGTGATGTCG GTGCTCTTGAGAGTTTGAGGGGAAATGCAGATTTG GCTTACATCCTGAGCATGGAGCCCTGTGGCCACTGCCTCATTATCAACAATGTGAACTTCTGCCGTGAGTCCGGGCTCCGCACCCGCACTGGCTCCAACATCGACTGTGAGAAGTTGCGGCGTCGCTTCTCCTCGCTGCATTTCATGGTGGAGGTGAAGGGCGACCTGACTGCCAAG GAAATGGTGCTGGCTTTGCTGGAGCTGGCGCGGCAGGACCACGGTGCTCTGGACTGCTGCGTGGTGGTCATTCTCTCTCACGGCTGTCAG GCCAGCCACCTGCAGTTCCCAGGGGCTGTCTACGGCACAGATGGATGCCCTGTGTCGGTCGAGAAGATTGTGAACATCTTCAATGGGACCAGCTGCCCCAGCCTGGGAGGGAAGCCCAAGCTCTTTTTCATCCAGGCCTGTGGTGGGG AGCAGAAAGACCATGGGTTTGAGGTGGCCTCCGCTTCCCCTGAAGACGAGTCCCCTGGCAGTAACCCCGAGCCAGACGCCACCCCGTTCCAGGAAGGTTTGAGGACCTTCGACCAGCTGGACGCCATATCTAGTTTGCCCACACCCAGTGACATCTTTGTGTCCTACTCTACTTTCCCAG GTCGCTAA